Proteins encoded together in one Prunus dulcis chromosome 3, ALMONDv2, whole genome shotgun sequence window:
- the LOC117621254 gene encoding pollen receptor-like kinase 4 — MVMGAHMAMARLMRAPNPTPTFFVALFIAVLSCMVMLPFGSPMATTAEALTRFKKTLQLGNESATLSSWNPNKDPCNGNKVNWVGVLCFNGNVRGLQLENLGLQGKLDLEPLTQLPYLKTLSFMNNSLAGPLPELKNLKLRSVYLSYNHFSGEIPDDAFEGMILLRKLYLGNNQFTGKIPSSLTTLPKIFDVGLEENKFSGQIPDFRQKGLKRLNLANNELEGPVPESLSKLDPSSFSGNGKLCGPPLAGKCSDPPPPASPPSPSAPPSECSGDSCGTSKKPSSGLKIALIVVSILLLLALIAVILIFLNKKRQQSELDVAESLDDSASKYTAAGGSSQMDVKSVEATPHPKKGDHGKLSFVRDDRQRFDLHDLLRASAEILGSGTFGASYKALIMTDAVVVKRYKQMNNVGREEFHEHMRRLGRLTHPNLLPLVAYYYRREEKLLVSDFVENGSLASHLHGNHNSDQPVLDWPIRLRVIKGIARGLTYLYSALPSLVVPHGHLKSSNVLLDENFEPLLNDYALLPVINMEQAQHLMMAYKSPEYAQHRRITKKTDVWCLGIIILEVLTGKFPENYLKQSFDSRADLASWVNGMIKEKRTSEVFDVEMGGVGSSKGELLKLLKIGVKCCEEDVERRLDLNEVVEKIDELNEGESDGDYRSSVSSEGDDYTSQVV; from the exons ATGGTAATGGGCGCGCATATGGCTATGGCTAGGCTTATGCGCGCACCAAACCCAACCCCAACATTTTTTGTTGCTCTATTCATTGCCGTGCTTTCATGCATGGTCATGCTACCTTTTGGTTCACCAATGGCAACAACCGCTGAAGCCCTTACGAGGTTCAAGAAAACGTTACAATTGGGAAACGAAAGTGCCACTCTTAGCAGTTGGAATCCTAACAAAGACCCGTGTAACGGTAACAAGGTGAATTGGGTTGGTGTGCTTTGCTTCAATGGGAATGTGAGGGGTTTGCAGCTTGAAAACTTGGGTTTGCAGGGAAAGCTTGATTTGGAGCCTCTTACTCAATTGCCTTATTTGAAGACCCTAAGCTTCATGAACAATAGTTTGGCTGGTCCATTGCCTGAGCTTAAGAACCTAAAGTTGAGGTCTGTGTATTTGTCTTATAATCATTTCTCAGGTGAGATTCCTGATGATGCATTTGAGGGCATGATTTTGTTGAGGAAATTGTACTTGGGGAACAATCAGTTTACAGGCAAAATCCCTTCTTCCCTTACCACCTTGCCTAAGATTTTTGATGTGGGGCTTGAGGAGAACAAGTTTAGTGGCCAAATACCAGATTTTCGACAGAAGGGTTTGAAGAGGTTGAATCTAGCTAACAATGAATTGGAGGGTCCAGTTCCAGAAAGCCTAAGCAAGCTGGATCCAAGTAGTTTTTCAG GCAATGGAAAACTATGTGGTCCACCTCTAGCGGGAAAATGCAGCGaccctcctcctcctgcttctcctccttctccttcaGCTCCGCCATCTGAATGTTCTGGGGACTCATGCGGCACCTCTAAGAAGCCATCGTCGGGTCTAAAAATAGCCCTGATTGTGGTGAGTATATTGCTCCTACTGGCCCTCATTGCTGTGATTTTGATCTTTCTCAACAAGAAAAGGCAACAATCAGAATTAGACGTGGCCGAATCATTGGACGACTCGGCCTCCAAGTATACGgcagctggtgggagcagccAAATGGATGTTAAGTCGGTAGAAGCTACGCCACATCCAAAGAAGGGTGACCATGGAAAGTTGTCATTTGTGAGGGATGATAGGCAGAGGTTTGATTTGCATGACCTGCTTAGAGCCTCAGCTGAGATCTTGGGGAGCGGGACGTTTGGGGCTTCCTACAAGGCTCTGATCATGACTGATGCTGTGGTGGTCAAGAGGTATAAGCAGATGAACAATGTGGGAAGAGAGGAGTTCCATGAGCACATGAGAAGGCTTGGGAGATTGACACATCCAAACCTGTTGCCTCTGGTGGCCTATTATTATAGAAGGGAAGAGAAGCTCTTGGTTTCTGACTTTGTGGAGAATGGTAGCTTGGCCTCTCATCTTCATG GCAATCACAATTCAGATCAGCCTGTGCTGGACTGGCCAATCCGTTTGAGAGTAATCAAAGGCATAGCCAGGGGATTGACCTACCTCTACAGCGCACTCCCTAGCTTGGTTGTACCCCATGGCCATCTGAAATCCTCCAATGTACTTCTAGATGAAAACTTCGAGCCCCTCTTGAATGACTATGCCCTACTTCCAGTGATCAACATGGAGCAAGCCCAACACCTGATGATGGCCTACAAATCACCCGAATATGCCCAGCACCGGCGCATCACGAAGAAGACCGATGTCTGGTGCTTGGGGATCATAATCTTGGAGGTGTTGACAGGCAAGTTCCCAGAGAACTATCTCAAGCAGAGCTTCGACAGCAGAGCGGATTTGGCCAGCTGGGTTAACGGAATGATCAAAGAGAAGAGGACCAGCGAGGTGTTTGATGTGGAAATGGGGGGTGTGGGGAGCAGCAAAGGAGAGCTGCTGAAGCTGTTGAAGATTGGTGTGAAATGTTGTGAGGAGGATGTGGAGAGAAGGCTGGATTTGAATGAAGTGGTTGAGAAGATTGATGAGCTGAATGAGGGAGAAAGTGATGGAGATTATCGATCAAGTGTTTCGAGTGAAGGAGATGATTATACCTCTCAAGTTGTGTGA